The Amycolatopsis camponoti genome segment GCTCGAAGCCGGCGGCGTGCGGATGGACCTCGGCGCGCGGCTGGTCACCGTCGACCTGCACGAGGTGCAGCTGGCGAACAAGGAGTTCGAGCTGCTGCGCGTGCTGATGAGCCGCGCCGGGCAGGTCGTCAGCCGCGACGAGATCCTCGCCGAGGTCTGGAACGACCTCGAGTCGAAGACGTCCAAGACGCTCGACATGCACATGTCGTGGCTGCGGCGGAAGCTCGCCATCGCCGCCGACGAGGCCGCCGGGCGCACCAGCAAGACCCACGACGGCGAGCGGCGGATCGCGACCGTCCGCGGTGTCGGCTTCCGGTTCAACGCCGAATAAGCCGTGCGCCGTCGCATCCTGCTGGCCATCCTGCTGGCCGTGGCCGTCACCGCGGCGGTCCTCGGCATTCCGCTGGGCATCGTGGCGAGCTGGCAGATCGAGTCGAGCTACCGCGAGACGCTCGCCGAGAACGCCCGCGCCGCCGCGGCGATCCTCGACACCGAGATCGCCAACGGCCAGGAGATCGACCTCGACCAGGTGCGCGCGGCGGTCCCGGCCAACGGGCTGCTCAGCGTCCAGGTCCCCAACCAGCAGGAGAAGCGCTACGGCAACGACCCGGGTCCCGACACCGTCACCGAGACGGCCGACCTGGCCCGCGACGGCAAGGTGGCGATCGCCGTCCCGGCCGGCCCGATGCACGAGCGCCAGACGACGGTGACGCTGGTCGTCGTGCTGCTGGTGCTGCTGTCGGTCGCCACCGGCGCGGTGGTGGCGATCGCGACGGCCCGGCGGCTGGCGAAACCCCTGCGGCACGTCGCCGAACGCGCGTCCCGCCTCGGCGGCGGCGACTTCCGGCCCGACCCGAGCCGCTACGGCGTCGGCGAGCTGGACATGGTCGCCGAGGCGCTGGACGCCTCCGGCACCGCGCTCGCCCAGCTCGTGCAGCGGGAACGCCAGCTCGTCGGCGACGTCTCGCACCAGCTGCGCAGCCGGCTCACGGCGTTGCAGCTGCGGCTGGAACCGCTCACCGTCCACCCGGACGAGGAGGTGGCCGACGAGTCGAAGGCGGCGCAGGAACAGGCCGACCGGCTCGCGGAGGCGCTCGACGAGCTGCTGGCGGCGGCGCGCGCGGCGCGTGAGGTCGGCGCGGAACCGGTGGACCTGCCGAAGCAGCTGCCGGAAATGGCGCAGGAGTGGCGCGAGCTGCTGCGCTCGGAGGGACGCAACCTCCGGATGCGCGTGGCCGACGGCTTGATGGCGCGCGCGACACCGGGACGGCTGCGCGAGGTCGTCGGAGTACTGCTGGACAACGCCCTGCGCCACGGTTCAGGCACGGTCACGGTGGTGGCGCGCCGCGGCGACGCCGACGGCACGGTGGTGGTCGAAGTCAGCGACACGGGTCCGGGCGTCCCGGACGAGCTGGCCCCGCACATCTTCGAACGCGGCTTCTCCGGCGGCGGCTCGACGGGTGTCGGGCTGGCACTGGCCCGCGCGCTAGTCGAGGCCGACGGCGGGCGGCTGGAGCTGTCCAACCGCCGCCCGGCCGTCTTCAGCCTGTTCTTGAAGGTGCCGCGGCCCAGCGATGTCCCGGAAGTCCGCTGGCCCGCCGAACGCGTTCCGCGCTAAATCAACCCCTCCCGCAACGCATACGCCACGGCGTGCGAACGGTTGCGCAGCTGGAACCGGTTGGTCACGTCGTGCAGGATGCTCTTCACCGTCCGCTGCGAATAACACAGCTCGTCGGCGATTTCCTGCGTCGAATACCCCGCCGCGACGAGCCGGAGCACCTCCGTCTCCCGGTCGCTCATCCCGCCCAGGTGCAGGCCGTGCGGCTGGAGCACTTGCCGCTGCAGGCGGGAAACCCGGTTCAGCAGCCGGCCGAGCAGGTCCGGCGGCAGTGCGCCCTCCCCGGCCGCGGCCGCCTTGATCAGCCGGACGAGCACCTCCGGCCCGGCGTCGGCGCGGCGGGCGACCGCGCAGACCCCGTGCTCGACGGCGTTGAGGATCTCGTTGTCGTCGACTTCCCCCGCGACCAGCACGATGCGGGTGAAGCCCTGGTGGTGCAGTGCGGACAGCATCCGGGTCATCGTCTCGTCGAGCCGGTCGGCGACCAGCAACGCGACCTCCGCCGGATCACCCGCCTCGCCGTCCACCACGCGGACCTCGTCCCGCGAACGCAGCGCCATGCAGACGCCGTTGTGCAGGATCGGATCGGTGGCGCGGACCACCACCGGCGTCCTGTCGGATTCGAACATCGTCACCCATTCCCCTCGAACGGTGTGCGAGAGTTCCACCCCTCACCCTGTCCAGAATGCCCGTCTCAGTGTCCCGGGCGCATGGGACCGGCGTCCCGATGTTGCCCGGATGGACGCCCGTCAGGACCGGCCGAGACCCGCGTCCCGCGCCCGGACGATCGCTTCGGCGCGATCGGCGACGTGAAGCTTGGCGAAGACGTTCGAAATGTGGTTACGCACCGTTTTGGGGCTCAGGCACAGGGTGTGCGCGATGACGCCGTTGCTGTGCCCGGCCGCGATGAGCGACAGGACCTCGCGCTCACGCGCCGTCAGCTCCGGGAACACCGGCTCGCTCGCGGGCGGCGGCTGGTTGAAGAAGCCGAGCAGGCGGTTCGCGATGTCGGGGCCGAAGATCGCTTCCCGCCGCGCGACCGCCCGCACCGCGCGGATGATCTCGTCCGGCTCGGCGTCCTTGAGCAGGTAGCCGCGGGCACCGGCGCGCATCGCCGCGAAGACCGACTCGCTTTCGTCGGCCATCGTCAGCATCAGCACGCCGGTGTCCGGGCTCACGGCCGCGATGTGCCGGGTCGCCTGGATCCCGGACAGGTCCGGCAGGTGGAGGTCCATGACCACGACGTCGGGGAGCAGCGCGCCCGCGGCGTCGATCGCGGCGCCACCGCCGGCGGCCTCGCCGACGACCTCGATCCCGGGCTCGGCGTCCAGGAGCGTGCACACGCCGAACCGGAACAGCGGGTGGTCGTCCACGACGAGGACGCGCAGGTCCTGGCTCATCCGGTCACCTCCCCGCCGTCACCCCCGGTAATGGTAGGGGAACGCGGCCGCATTCTCACGTGCCCAATCGGCGAACGTCAGCGGCGGCCGGCCGAGCACGCGGTCGACGGTGTCGAACACGACGTGTTCGCGCTCGGCGGACTCCCGCTTCAGCGCGAAGAAGCCGTCGACGGCTTCGGCGGGCC includes the following:
- a CDS encoding ATP-binding protein; the protein is MRRRILLAILLAVAVTAAVLGIPLGIVASWQIESSYRETLAENARAAAAILDTEIANGQEIDLDQVRAAVPANGLLSVQVPNQQEKRYGNDPGPDTVTETADLARDGKVAIAVPAGPMHERQTTVTLVVVLLVLLSVATGAVVAIATARRLAKPLRHVAERASRLGGGDFRPDPSRYGVGELDMVAEALDASGTALAQLVQRERQLVGDVSHQLRSRLTALQLRLEPLTVHPDEEVADESKAAQEQADRLAEALDELLAAARAAREVGAEPVDLPKQLPEMAQEWRELLRSEGRNLRMRVADGLMARATPGRLREVVGVLLDNALRHGSGTVTVVARRGDADGTVVVEVSDTGPGVPDELAPHIFERGFSGGGSTGVGLALARALVEADGGRLELSNRRPAVFSLFLKVPRPSDVPEVRWPAERVPR
- a CDS encoding response regulator yields the protein MSQDLRVLVVDDHPLFRFGVCTLLDAEPGIEVVGEAAGGGAAIDAAGALLPDVVVMDLHLPDLSGIQATRHIAAVSPDTGVLMLTMADESESVFAAMRAGARGYLLKDAEPDEIIRAVRAVARREAIFGPDIANRLLGFFNQPPPASEPVFPELTAREREVLSLIAAGHSNGVIAHTLCLSPKTVRNHISNVFAKLHVADRAEAIVRARDAGLGRS
- a CDS encoding response regulator transcription factor, which codes for MFESDRTPVVVRATDPILHNGVCMALRSRDEVRVVDGEAGDPAEVALLVADRLDETMTRMLSALHHQGFTRIVLVAGEVDDNEILNAVEHGVCAVARRADAGPEVLVRLIKAAAAGEGALPPDLLGRLLNRVSRLQRQVLQPHGLHLGGMSDRETEVLRLVAAGYSTQEIADELCYSQRTVKSILHDVTNRFQLRNRSHAVAYALREGLI